In the Chthoniobacterales bacterium genome, one interval contains:
- a CDS encoding transposase gives MKALRISDAESMIPALHDEIRRCDQSRYDHRLHGVLLVAQGLSCPRVAAMLGDAPRTVENWIRRFEDDGFAGLAEGDRPGRPRRLDEKQMAVIGSALRKSPKQAGVGEEGVWDGKTLSTFVMKRFGVDLQVRQCQRLFRQLGFRRRKPRPLMAHADPEAQRAYKKTAKAGAGRL, from the coding sequence ATGAAAGCTCTACGCATCTCCGACGCAGAATCGATGATCCCCGCTCTCCATGATGAAATCCGTCGTTGCGACCAGAGTCGCTACGACCATCGCCTGCATGGGGTTTTACTTGTGGCCCAAGGCCTGAGCTGTCCGCGGGTGGCAGCCATGCTCGGTGATGCCCCGAGAACCGTGGAGAATTGGATCCGGCGTTTTGAAGACGACGGGTTCGCCGGCCTGGCCGAGGGGGATCGTCCGGGCAGGCCGAGGCGACTTGATGAAAAACAAATGGCCGTGATCGGATCGGCCCTGCGCAAGAGTCCCAAGCAAGCCGGGGTCGGCGAGGAAGGCGTCTGGGATGGCAAGACGCTTTCCACCTTTGTGATGAAACGCTTTGGCGTGGATCTCCAAGTGAGGCAATGCCAACGGCTCTTCCGTCAACTCGGCTTTCGCCGGCGAAAGCCGAGGCCTCTGATGGCCCATGCCGACCCCGAGGCCCAGAGGGCATATAAAAAAACTGCGAAGGCTGGGGCGGGCAGGCTATGA
- a CDS encoding IS630 family transposase: protein MPTPRPRGHIKKLRRLGRAGYDLWAVDEVHFQQQGSRGVMWVPPEMKDPVVLHHPTRKSVGYFGAVRLRDGKFCFSREEGKFDAATTWAFLRRLHAVSRRSGRPVAVMIDNAKYHHASMHKEWRRTREPGFRLLFLPPYSPELNPIERVWKLVRRLRLHNRYFPELSNIMDTVEELFAQWTKKAAVLHRLCQV, encoded by the coding sequence ATGCCGACCCCGAGGCCCAGAGGGCATATAAAAAAACTGCGAAGGCTGGGGCGGGCAGGCTATGACCTCTGGGCCGTTGACGAAGTCCATTTCCAGCAGCAAGGCTCCCGCGGCGTCATGTGGGTTCCCCCGGAAATGAAAGATCCGGTTGTTCTCCACCATCCCACCCGCAAAAGCGTGGGATACTTCGGAGCGGTTCGCTTGCGTGACGGCAAGTTCTGCTTTTCCCGCGAGGAAGGCAAATTTGATGCGGCGACCACTTGGGCCTTCCTCCGGCGTCTGCACGCCGTCAGCCGCCGGTCCGGCCGTCCGGTGGCGGTCATGATCGACAACGCCAAGTATCACCATGCCTCCATGCACAAGGAATGGAGGCGCACCAGAGAACCGGGCTTTCGCCTCTTGTTCCTGCCGCCCTACAGCCCGGAACTCAACCCCATCGAGAGGGTCTGGAAACTGGTTCGTCGCCTGCGTCTGCATAACCGCTACTTCCCGGAACTGAGCAACATCATGGATACGGTCGAGGAGTTGTTTGCCCAGTGGACGAAAAAAGCCGCTGTCCTGCACAGGCTCTGCCAAGTTTAA